The following coding sequences lie in one Streptomyces albofaciens JCM 4342 genomic window:
- a CDS encoding UbiX family flavin prenyltransferase — MEPQDNNPSQPGVTRPGGRSARPAAGSADVPRRPWVVGVSGASGTPYAASVVRGLLAAGEAVDLVVSRASRLTLLDETGISFRDAHWRADLREWLALGADGKPGTFAITDADLDLVRYWPAGDLAAGPSSGSYPVKGMLIVPASTACVAGVALGLSKDLLQRVASVTLKERRRLVVAVRETPLNGQTLKHLVTLDEAGAVVLPASPAFYAGATHIQDLVDFVAGRVLDAADVPHRLYRRWVGELGSGSKEAD; from the coding sequence GTGGAACCGCAGGACAACAACCCCAGTCAGCCCGGTGTCACAAGGCCCGGCGGGCGCTCCGCCCGGCCGGCCGCCGGGTCCGCCGACGTTCCCCGCCGTCCTTGGGTGGTGGGGGTCTCGGGCGCGTCCGGCACGCCGTACGCGGCGTCCGTGGTGCGCGGCCTGCTCGCGGCCGGGGAGGCGGTGGACCTCGTGGTCAGCCGGGCCTCGCGGCTGACGCTGCTGGACGAGACGGGCATCTCCTTCCGGGACGCGCACTGGCGCGCGGACCTGCGGGAGTGGCTGGCGCTCGGCGCGGACGGCAAGCCGGGGACGTTCGCGATCACGGACGCGGACCTGGACCTGGTGCGGTACTGGCCGGCCGGTGACCTCGCGGCGGGTCCGTCGTCGGGTTCGTACCCCGTCAAGGGAATGCTCATCGTGCCGGCGAGCACGGCGTGTGTGGCCGGGGTGGCGCTGGGGCTGTCGAAGGACCTGCTCCAGCGGGTGGCGAGCGTGACGCTCAAGGAGCGCAGGAGGCTGGTGGTCGCGGTGCGGGAGACCCCGCTGAACGGGCAGACCCTCAAGCATCTGGTGACGCTGGACGAGGCGGGCGCCGTGGTGCTGCCCGCCTCTCCGGCGTTCTACGCGGGAGCGACGCACATCCAGGATCTGGTGGATTTCGTCGCCGGCCGGGTGCTGGACGCGGCGGATGTGCCGCACCGGCTCTACCGGCGGTGGGTGGGTGAGCTGGGCTCGGGCTCCAAGGAGGCGGACTAG
- a CDS encoding Lrp/AsnC family transcriptional regulator produces the protein MDAVDRQLIQALRENGRASYAELGRLVGLSGPSVTDRINRLEAAGVITGYRATVDAASLGLGVTALVGISLSDAADHEDVAMRLRDLAEIEDAWFIAGDDSYMLKVRVSDVDGLERTIRRLSGTKGVSRTRTTIVLSTKWENRVGELPEDA, from the coding sequence ATGGATGCCGTAGATAGGCAGCTCATCCAGGCACTGCGGGAGAACGGCAGGGCCTCGTACGCGGAGCTGGGCCGGCTCGTGGGCCTGTCCGGGCCCAGCGTCACCGACCGGATCAACCGCCTGGAGGCGGCCGGCGTGATCACCGGCTACCGGGCGACCGTCGACGCGGCCTCGCTGGGACTGGGCGTCACGGCCCTGGTCGGCATCTCCCTCTCGGACGCCGCCGACCACGAGGACGTGGCCATGCGGCTGCGCGACCTCGCGGAGATCGAGGACGCCTGGTTCATCGCGGGCGACGACTCGTACATGCTCAAGGTCCGGGTCAGCGACGTGGACGGGCTGGAGCGCACCATCCGCAGGCTGTCCGGCACCAAGGGCGTCTCCCGTACGCGGACCACCATCGTGCTCTCCACCAAGTGGGAGAACCGCGTCGGCGAGCTGCCCGAGGACGCGTAG
- the mqnE gene encoding aminofutalosine synthase MqnE translates to MDVGLKRELEDKVRSGERLTREDGIALYECDDLAWLGGLAHEVRTRKNGDVVHFNVNRHLNMTNVCTASCAYCSFQRKPGEKDAYTMRIEEAVRLAKAMEGDKLTELHIVNGLHPTLPWRYYPRSLSALKEALPDTVSLKAFTATEIHHFEKISGLSASEILDELIDAGLESLTGGGAEIFDWEVRQHIVDHDTHWEDWSRIHRLAHEKGLKGPCTMLYGHIEEPRHRVDHVLRLRELQDETGGFQVFIPLRYQHDFVDMKDGKIRNRLQARTTMATGAEALKTFAVSRLLFDNVPHVKVFWVMHGLQTAQLALQHGADDMDGSVVEYKITHDADNYGTPNKLTRDDLLDLIRDAGFRPVERNTRYEIIQEYPGPDANRREAPQPMRV, encoded by the coding sequence ATGGATGTGGGTCTCAAGCGCGAGCTGGAGGACAAGGTCCGGTCCGGGGAGCGGCTGACCCGTGAGGACGGCATCGCCCTCTACGAGTGCGACGACCTGGCCTGGCTGGGCGGCCTCGCCCACGAGGTGCGCACCCGCAAGAACGGCGACGTCGTGCACTTCAACGTCAACCGTCACCTCAACATGACCAACGTGTGCACCGCCTCGTGCGCGTACTGCTCCTTCCAGCGCAAGCCCGGCGAGAAGGACGCGTACACGATGCGCATCGAGGAGGCCGTCCGCCTCGCCAAGGCGATGGAGGGCGACAAGCTCACCGAGCTGCACATCGTCAACGGCCTCCACCCCACCCTGCCGTGGCGCTACTACCCGCGCTCCCTCAGCGCCCTCAAGGAGGCGCTGCCCGACACCGTCTCCCTGAAGGCGTTCACCGCCACCGAGATCCACCACTTCGAGAAGATCTCCGGGCTGTCCGCCTCCGAGATCCTCGACGAGCTGATCGACGCCGGCCTGGAGTCGCTGACCGGCGGCGGCGCCGAGATCTTCGACTGGGAGGTCCGGCAGCACATCGTCGACCACGACACCCACTGGGAGGACTGGTCGCGCATCCACCGCCTGGCGCACGAGAAGGGCCTCAAGGGCCCGTGCACCATGCTGTACGGCCACATCGAGGAGCCCCGCCACCGCGTCGACCACGTGCTGCGCCTGCGCGAGCTCCAGGACGAGACCGGCGGCTTCCAGGTCTTCATCCCGCTGCGCTACCAACACGACTTCGTGGACATGAAGGACGGCAAGATCCGCAACCGCCTCCAGGCGCGCACCACGATGGCGACCGGCGCCGAGGCGCTGAAGACCTTCGCCGTCTCCCGGCTGCTGTTCGACAACGTCCCGCACGTGAAGGTCTTCTGGGTCATGCACGGCCTGCAGACCGCGCAGCTCGCGCTCCAGCACGGCGCCGACGACATGGACGGCTCGGTCGTCGAGTACAAGATCACGCACGACGCGGACAACTACGGCACGCCGAACAAGCTCACCCGCGACGACCTGCTGGACCTGATCCGCGACGCGGGCTTCCGGCCGGTCGAGCGCAACACCCGCTACGAGATCATCCAGGAGTACCCGGGCCCGGACGCGAACCGCCGCGAGGCCCCGCAGCCGATGCGGGTGTGA
- a CDS encoding GNAT family N-acetyltransferase: MDLRFDLDPAVTPELADGIRTLWAEVSNAGGAVGYVPPVTPEDVRGDLLAHLAAMSEGHARLIVGRDGRGRVRATAFLHLNTHRIHRHWLWASTVMVHPGLQGQGAGRALLTAVEEAARSIDGIEAVRLTCRGGNGLEDFYQACGYKEVGRVPSAIKVADDDYRDDITMWRELT; the protein is encoded by the coding sequence ATGGACCTCCGCTTCGACTTGGACCCCGCCGTCACCCCGGAACTGGCCGACGGCATCCGTACGCTGTGGGCCGAGGTGTCCAACGCGGGCGGCGCCGTCGGCTACGTACCCCCGGTGACGCCCGAGGACGTACGCGGCGACCTGCTCGCCCACCTGGCGGCGATGTCCGAGGGGCACGCCCGGCTGATCGTGGGCCGCGACGGGCGGGGCCGGGTGCGGGCCACCGCGTTCCTCCACCTGAACACCCACCGCATCCACCGGCACTGGCTGTGGGCCTCCACGGTGATGGTGCACCCCGGCCTCCAGGGGCAGGGCGCGGGCCGTGCGCTGCTGACGGCCGTGGAGGAGGCCGCCCGCTCGATCGACGGCATCGAGGCCGTCCGGCTCACCTGCCGGGGCGGCAACGGCCTGGAGGACTTCTACCAGGCCTGCGGATACAAGGAAGTGGGCCGCGTGCCGTCGGCGATCAAGGTGGCCGACGACGACTACCGGGACGACATCACGATGTGGCGGGAGCTGACGTGA
- a CDS encoding DUF4229 domain-containing protein, with translation MSSQKFATLRYTALRLGIFVVCFALVWVLAYFHIIPLGVGSSNAIWLLLLAIVISAPLSFVLLRKQRDAMSEQIVAKVDQQKARIAANARQEDGLL, from the coding sequence GTGAGTAGCCAGAAGTTCGCCACGCTCCGCTACACCGCCCTGCGCCTGGGGATCTTCGTCGTGTGCTTCGCGCTGGTCTGGGTACTGGCGTACTTCCACATCATCCCGCTCGGCGTGGGCAGTTCCAACGCCATCTGGCTGCTGCTGCTCGCGATCGTGATCTCCGCGCCGCTGAGCTTCGTGCTGCTGCGCAAGCAGCGGGACGCGATGTCCGAGCAGATCGTGGCCAAGGTGGACCAGCAGAAGGCCCGCATCGCGGCCAACGCCCGCCAGGAGGACGGCCTCCTGTAA
- a CDS encoding dicarboxylate/amino acid:cation symporter, producing MSTTSSETGRSPETARTFRIPKVPFWAQILLGLVLGVLLGWIAKSGDVSWLKTTLDTIGHLFVQLLKLAVAPLVFFAILVSITNLRQVNNAARLATRTLLWFMVTSLIAVAIGMAIGLISNPGAGTGLTPKDGKLPEHAGSWIDFLTGIVPKDVITPFTELKVMQIVFLATVAGIAALKLGDRAEPVLRLSRSALELLQKALWWVIRLAPIGSLGLIGYAIADYGWDLISKYATFTVDIYVGCAIVLFGVYPLLLSVFAKANPLHFFKGAWPAIQLAFVSRSSVGTMPLTQKVTERLGVPKEYASFAVPFGSTTKMDGCASIYPALAAIFIAQIFDVHLGIGDYVLIAFVSVIGSAATAGLTGATVMLTLTLSTLGLPLEGVGLLMAIDPILDMMRTATNVAGQVVVPILVSAKEKILDRDAYDRAAGVDLEDGAVSESEQKTPVPAAAAAG from the coding sequence TTGTCCACCACGTCTTCCGAGACCGGGCGGTCGCCCGAGACCGCCAGAACCTTCCGCATACCCAAGGTCCCGTTCTGGGCCCAGATCCTGCTCGGCCTCGTCCTCGGTGTGCTGCTCGGCTGGATCGCCAAGAGCGGCGACGTCTCCTGGCTGAAGACCACCCTCGACACCATCGGCCATCTCTTCGTCCAACTGCTCAAGCTGGCCGTGGCGCCGCTGGTCTTCTTCGCCATCCTGGTCTCGATCACCAACCTGCGGCAGGTCAACAACGCCGCCCGGCTGGCCACCCGCACCCTGCTGTGGTTCATGGTCACCTCGCTGATCGCGGTCGCCATCGGCATGGCGATCGGCCTGATCAGCAACCCCGGCGCGGGCACCGGCCTGACCCCCAAGGACGGCAAGCTCCCCGAGCACGCCGGCTCCTGGATCGACTTCCTGACCGGCATCGTCCCCAAGGACGTCATCACGCCCTTCACCGAGCTGAAGGTCATGCAGATCGTCTTCCTGGCGACGGTGGCCGGCATCGCGGCCCTGAAGCTGGGCGACCGCGCCGAACCGGTGCTGCGCCTGAGCCGCTCCGCGCTGGAGCTGCTGCAGAAGGCCCTGTGGTGGGTCATCCGGCTCGCCCCGATCGGCTCCCTCGGCCTGATCGGCTACGCCATCGCGGACTACGGCTGGGACCTGATCAGCAAGTACGCGACCTTCACCGTCGACATCTACGTCGGCTGCGCGATCGTGCTGTTCGGCGTCTACCCGCTGCTGCTGTCGGTCTTCGCCAAGGCCAACCCGCTGCACTTCTTCAAGGGCGCCTGGCCCGCCATCCAGCTGGCGTTCGTCTCCCGCTCCTCGGTCGGCACCATGCCGCTGACCCAGAAGGTCACCGAGCGCCTGGGCGTGCCGAAGGAGTACGCGTCCTTCGCGGTGCCCTTCGGCTCCACGACCAAGATGGACGGCTGCGCGTCGATCTACCCGGCGCTCGCCGCGATCTTCATCGCCCAGATCTTCGACGTGCACCTGGGCATCGGTGACTACGTCCTGATCGCCTTCGTCTCGGTCATCGGCTCCGCGGCCACCGCCGGCCTCACCGGCGCCACCGTCATGCTGACCCTCACCCTGTCCACCCTCGGCCTCCCCCTGGAGGGCGTCGGCCTGCTGATGGCCATCGACCCGATCCTGGACATGATGAGGACGGCCACGAATGTGGCGGGCCAAGTCGTCGTGCCGATCCTGGTCTCGGCCAAGGAGAAGATCCTCGACCGCGACGCGTACGACCGTGCCGCCGGTGTGGACCTGGAGGACGGCGCGGTGAGCGAGTCCGAGCAGAAGACGCCGGTCCCGGCGGCGGCTGCCGCGGGCTGA
- a CDS encoding alpha/beta fold hydrolase, whose product MQQAHQQFVDAAPGVRLWTEQRGPADAPPLLLVMGAQASGLGWPEPFVDALAVQHRVIRYDHRDTGRSTWSFDERPYRITDMAEDIVRVLDGLGIQRAHLVGLSLGGMLTQLVLADHPDRVLSATLMGTSAMSTAPYTRPDGTEVPVDELPGIAPEVLEMWARPVEDHGLEAELDRRVEHWRVLSGGQLPFDAGYYRDLERRVIEHTGRYDVSTAPSRADHSGMLRTEALAANEVPVLVISAPAEPVFPPPHPQHLAQVIRGAALVEIPGMGHALPPEVQGPLAKAILAHTGEVG is encoded by the coding sequence ATGCAGCAGGCGCACCAGCAGTTCGTGGACGCGGCCCCGGGCGTGCGCCTGTGGACCGAGCAGCGCGGCCCGGCCGACGCGCCCCCACTGCTGCTCGTCATGGGCGCACAGGCCTCCGGCCTCGGCTGGCCGGAGCCGTTCGTGGACGCGCTCGCCGTCCAGCACCGTGTCATCCGTTACGACCACCGCGACACCGGCCGCTCCACCTGGTCCTTCGACGAACGGCCGTACCGCATCACGGATATGGCCGAGGACATCGTCCGCGTCCTCGACGGCCTCGGCATCCAGCGGGCGCACCTGGTGGGGCTGTCACTCGGCGGAATGCTGACCCAGCTCGTCCTCGCCGACCACCCCGACCGGGTGCTCAGCGCCACCCTGATGGGCACCTCGGCGATGAGCACCGCCCCGTACACCCGCCCGGACGGCACCGAGGTCCCCGTCGACGAACTGCCCGGCATCGCGCCGGAGGTACTGGAGATGTGGGCCCGCCCGGTCGAGGACCACGGCCTGGAGGCCGAACTCGACCGGCGCGTGGAGCACTGGCGGGTACTGAGCGGCGGGCAGCTGCCGTTCGACGCCGGGTACTACCGCGACCTGGAGCGCCGCGTCATCGAGCACACCGGCCGCTACGACGTCTCCACCGCCCCCTCCCGCGCCGACCACTCCGGAATGCTGCGCACCGAGGCCCTGGCCGCCAACGAGGTGCCCGTCCTCGTCATCTCCGCCCCGGCCGAGCCGGTCTTCCCACCACCGCACCCCCAGCACCTCGCCCAGGTCATCCGGGGCGCGGCCCTCGTGGAGATCCCGGGCATGGGCCACGCGCTCCCGCCGGAGGTACAGGGGCCGCTGGCGAAGGCGATCCTGGCGCATACGGGGGAGGTTGGCTGA
- a CDS encoding TetR/AcrR family transcriptional regulator — MGAVKSKRMPRAVREQQMLDAAVLTFARRGYRAASMDEIAEVAGVSKPLVYLYLNSKEELFSAVIRREATALAEAVRAAVEPGASADRQLWSGLKGFFAHTAEHPDGWTVLHQQARTQGEPFAVEVAALRAEIIEFVTAMIGAAAQEAGCAREPAAREVSGLAHALVGAAESLADWANSASPGAGERPSAKDTAATLMNFAWAGLGRLMAGERWSPGR, encoded by the coding sequence GTGGGAGCTGTGAAGAGCAAACGGATGCCACGGGCCGTACGGGAGCAGCAGATGCTCGACGCGGCCGTGCTGACCTTCGCGCGGCGCGGGTACCGGGCGGCCTCGATGGACGAGATCGCCGAGGTGGCCGGGGTGTCCAAACCGCTGGTCTATCTGTACCTGAACTCCAAGGAGGAGCTGTTCAGCGCCGTCATCCGGCGGGAGGCGACAGCCCTCGCGGAGGCCGTACGGGCGGCGGTGGAACCGGGGGCGTCCGCCGACCGGCAGCTGTGGAGTGGGCTGAAAGGATTCTTCGCGCACACGGCCGAGCATCCGGACGGCTGGACGGTGCTCCACCAGCAGGCCCGTACGCAGGGCGAGCCGTTCGCGGTCGAAGTCGCCGCGCTGCGCGCCGAGATCATCGAGTTCGTCACCGCGATGATCGGGGCGGCGGCCCAGGAGGCGGGCTGCGCCCGCGAACCGGCCGCCCGCGAAGTGTCCGGCCTGGCGCACGCCCTGGTGGGCGCCGCCGAATCGCTGGCCGACTGGGCCAACTCCGCGAGCCCGGGCGCGGGGGAGCGCCCGTCGGCCAAGGACACCGCGGCGACGCTGATGAACTTCGCGTGGGCCGGGCTGGGGCGGCTGATGGCCGGGGAGCGGTGGTCGCCGGGGAGGTGA
- a CDS encoding MaoC/PaaZ C-terminal domain-containing protein encodes MPGEVPGGNPGSVPNGTPSSTPSGTPTGAPASAPADTATARSRPPRLLPALAKGVLTGIGKHPRPDAALPRTRLVLPAVRIGLGRAASYARVCGYDATEPLPVTYPHILGFPLAARLMSARDFPLPMLGLVHTGIEITQYTPLHPTDTLELTVFAGTLRAHRRGTEVVMTTEARRGGALVWHDRSTYLARHRTDGGEEPRGTGSGAPLSGARRSPVPRELPVRAQWRLPADLGRRHAAVSGDYNPIHLHALTARPLGFPRAIAHGMWTFARCAAEAVLPGTPTLRISAEFRAPVLLPATVTYAYETTRTGGSFQLRGGPDGRSRVHLEGRVETDV; translated from the coding sequence ATGCCGGGCGAGGTGCCGGGAGGCAATCCGGGCAGCGTTCCGAACGGCACTCCGAGCAGCACTCCCTCCGGCACTCCCACCGGCGCCCCCGCGAGCGCTCCCGCCGACACCGCGACCGCCCGGTCCCGCCCGCCGCGGCTGCTGCCCGCGCTGGCCAAGGGCGTCCTGACCGGGATCGGCAAGCACCCGCGCCCGGACGCCGCGCTGCCGCGCACCCGCCTCGTACTGCCCGCCGTACGGATCGGCCTCGGCCGCGCAGCCTCGTACGCGCGGGTCTGCGGCTACGACGCGACCGAGCCGCTGCCCGTCACCTACCCGCACATCCTCGGATTCCCGCTGGCCGCACGGCTGATGAGCGCCCGGGACTTCCCGCTGCCGATGCTCGGGCTGGTGCACACCGGCATCGAGATCACCCAGTACACGCCGCTGCACCCGACCGACACGCTCGAACTCACCGTGTTCGCGGGCACGTTGCGGGCGCACCGGCGCGGCACCGAAGTCGTCATGACGACCGAGGCGCGCCGCGGGGGCGCGCTGGTGTGGCACGACCGCAGCACATACCTGGCGCGGCACCGGACGGACGGGGGCGAGGAACCGCGAGGTACCGGTTCCGGAGCGCCCCTCTCCGGCGCCCGCCGCTCCCCCGTCCCCCGCGAACTGCCCGTCCGGGCCCAGTGGCGGCTGCCCGCGGACCTCGGCCGACGCCATGCCGCCGTCTCCGGCGACTACAACCCGATCCACCTCCACGCCCTCACGGCCCGCCCGCTCGGCTTCCCGCGCGCCATCGCGCACGGCATGTGGACCTTCGCGCGCTGCGCCGCCGAGGCGGTGCTGCCGGGCACGCCGACACTGCGCATCTCGGCGGAGTTCCGCGCCCCGGTGCTGCTGCCCGCCACCGTCACGTACGCCTACGAGACCACGCGTACGGGCGGCAGCTTCCAACTGCGCGGCGGCCCGGACGGGCGGTCCCGTGTCCACCTGGAGGGGAGGGTGGAGACGGACGTGTGA
- a CDS encoding AMP-dependent synthetase/ligase, whose product MSGWEKSGRELQRGPSAPALVEPHTRVRGGVVREVSVPPLAPPVRTGSLGDIPFDNAAQAPDEVVLARKKAGQGAGGAWRDVSAAEFAGEVLAVAKGLIAHGLRPGDRLAVMARTTYEWTLVDFAAWAAGLVTVPVYPTSSAHQAHWILRDSGAAACVVESVEQTRLISSVRSGLPDLAHLWQFDTGAIGQIVAAGRRLPNVLATERRAATGPGDIATLVYTSGTTGRPKGCVLTHGNFFAEVDNATELLHPVFKSVSSEPASTLLFLPLSHVFGRMVAVGCLRARVRLGHAPSIRTEDLLADLATFRPTFLLAIPYVLEKVYNTGRATAEKMGRAASFDRAARIARRYGEAVEAKEHGTGSGPGAALKAARRLYDPLVYRRIRAALGGRVRYAICGGSPLGHRLAAFYAGAGIEIFEGYGLTETTAAATLTPPLRPRIGTVGWPLPGTAVRIADDGEVLLRGAQVFTGYWDAATGGPVPSRSGSGNGKENGSGNVAGSAFGTGHGHGSGHGYNHGHNHGHGHELPAYEEHGYGQSDGGWLATGDIGALDADGYLTITGRKKELIVTSGGKNVAPAPLEDRLRAHPLVGQCMVVGDGRPYITALITLEADGLAHWRMMKKKQRVPVAELVSDEVLLGDVQDAVDDANKLVSRAESIRRFTVLPVDFTEEAGHLTPSLKLRRAAIARDFAKEIEELYVRGGSEEPGS is encoded by the coding sequence ATGTCCGGCTGGGAGAAGTCCGGTCGGGAACTGCAACGCGGGCCCTCGGCGCCCGCTCTGGTGGAGCCGCACACACGGGTGCGGGGCGGGGTCGTACGGGAGGTGTCCGTACCGCCGCTGGCGCCGCCGGTGCGGACCGGTTCACTGGGAGACATCCCCTTCGACAACGCCGCGCAAGCGCCGGACGAGGTGGTTCTGGCGCGCAAGAAGGCGGGCCAGGGGGCCGGGGGCGCGTGGCGGGACGTGAGCGCCGCCGAGTTCGCCGGGGAAGTGCTCGCCGTGGCCAAGGGCCTGATCGCGCACGGGCTGCGGCCCGGCGACCGGCTGGCCGTCATGGCCCGTACGACCTACGAGTGGACGCTCGTGGACTTCGCCGCCTGGGCGGCCGGGCTGGTCACCGTACCGGTCTACCCGACCTCCTCCGCCCACCAGGCGCACTGGATCCTGCGCGACTCGGGCGCCGCGGCCTGTGTGGTGGAGAGTGTCGAGCAGACCCGGCTGATCAGCTCGGTCCGCTCCGGGCTGCCGGACCTCGCGCACCTGTGGCAGTTCGACACCGGCGCGATCGGGCAGATCGTCGCGGCGGGCCGCCGGCTGCCGAACGTGCTGGCGACCGAGCGGCGGGCGGCCACCGGCCCCGGCGACATCGCCACCCTCGTCTACACCTCCGGCACCACCGGCCGCCCCAAGGGCTGCGTGCTCACCCACGGCAACTTCTTCGCCGAGGTGGACAACGCGACCGAACTGCTGCACCCGGTCTTCAAGTCGGTCAGCAGCGAGCCCGCCTCGACGCTGCTCTTCCTGCCGCTGTCGCACGTCTTCGGGCGGATGGTCGCGGTCGGCTGCCTGCGCGCGCGGGTACGTCTCGGCCACGCGCCCAGCATCCGTACCGAGGACCTGCTCGCCGACCTGGCGACCTTCCGGCCGACGTTCCTGCTCGCGATCCCCTACGTCCTGGAGAAGGTCTACAACACCGGCCGCGCCACCGCCGAGAAGATGGGCCGGGCCGCCTCCTTCGACCGCGCGGCCCGCATCGCCCGGCGCTACGGGGAAGCCGTCGAGGCGAAGGAACACGGCACCGGCAGCGGCCCGGGCGCGGCGCTGAAGGCCGCCCGCCGGCTGTACGACCCGCTGGTCTACCGCCGTATCCGCGCCGCGCTCGGCGGCAGGGTCCGCTACGCGATCTGCGGCGGTTCCCCGCTCGGGCACCGGCTCGCGGCCTTCTACGCCGGCGCGGGCATCGAGATCTTCGAGGGCTACGGGCTGACCGAGACCACCGCGGCGGCCACCCTCACCCCGCCGCTCAGACCCCGTATCGGCACGGTGGGCTGGCCGCTGCCCGGCACCGCCGTACGGATAGCGGACGACGGCGAGGTGCTGCTGCGCGGCGCCCAGGTCTTCACCGGCTACTGGGACGCCGCGACCGGCGGGCCGGTGCCGTCGAGGAGTGGGAGCGGGAACGGGAAGGAGAACGGGAGCGGGAACGTGGCAGGTTCCGCGTTCGGGACCGGTCACGGCCACGGTTCCGGCCACGGCTACAACCACGGCCACAACCACGGCCACGGTCACGAACTCCCCGCGTACGAAGAGCACGGTTACGGGCAGAGTGACGGCGGCTGGCTGGCGACCGGCGACATCGGGGCGCTCGACGCCGACGGCTATCTGACCATCACCGGCCGCAAGAAGGAGCTGATCGTCACCTCCGGCGGCAAGAACGTCGCCCCGGCCCCGCTGGAGGACCGGCTGCGGGCACACCCGCTCGTCGGCCAGTGCATGGTCGTCGGCGACGGCCGTCCGTACATCACCGCGCTGATCACGCTGGAGGCCGACGGCCTGGCGCACTGGCGGATGATGAAGAAGAAGCAGCGGGTGCCGGTGGCGGAACTGGTCTCGGACGAGGTGCTGCTGGGCGACGTCCAGGACGCCGTGGACGACGCCAACAAGCTGGTGTCACGGGCCGAATCGATACGCCGCTTCACCGTGCTGCCGGTGGACTTCACCGAGGAGGCCGGTCACCTCACACCGTCCCTGAAGCTGCGGCGGGCCGCCATCGCGCGCGACTTCGCCAAGGAGATCGAGGAGTTGTACGTACGGGGAGGGAGTGAGGAGCCCGGGTCCTGA
- a CDS encoding lipase family protein: MVHHTPHDRRASRALRTTAVTAATALTLTLGLTNAAAAPQSAPKSALQPTSQSAPAATQAATRPGDIVKYSPTSFHPLPGQPTRTRAWHMEYRSTTAKGTPNVVSGTVIVPDDGRTGPRPLVTYAVGTVGLADACAPSAGFPKGTTVEANLIQQLTARGWAVAVTDYEGLGTPGDHTYTVGRAEGQAVLDAARAAQRLPGAVRAGVTADSPVGIMGYSQGGQASGWAAELHGTYAPELKVKGTATGGVPADLLKVADFNNGNVGAGLILMAAVGQDTAFPELDLAKYLNAKGRHYVDFMKRNCVAINTVAGLFKKISDVTVKNPLDEADWQRRLHESDLGTRRPDAPVFLYHGTLDELIPYGVGKQLRADWCAKGADVRWTTIPLGEHVIGAIAGAVPAANWLAERFAGKAADGNCG; encoded by the coding sequence ATGGTGCACCACACCCCCCATGACCGGCGTGCGTCCCGCGCGCTGCGCACCACCGCCGTCACCGCCGCCACGGCGCTCACCCTCACGCTCGGCCTCACGAACGCCGCCGCCGCTCCGCAGTCCGCTCCGAAGTCCGCCCTCCAGCCCACCTCCCAGTCGGCCCCGGCGGCCACACAAGCGGCCACACGCCCCGGCGACATCGTGAAGTACTCCCCCACCTCCTTCCACCCCCTCCCCGGCCAGCCGACCCGCACCCGCGCCTGGCACATGGAGTACCGGTCGACCACCGCCAAGGGCACCCCGAACGTCGTCTCCGGCACGGTCATCGTCCCGGACGACGGGCGCACCGGGCCGCGCCCCCTGGTCACGTACGCCGTCGGCACGGTCGGCCTCGCCGACGCGTGCGCGCCCTCGGCCGGCTTCCCCAAGGGCACCACCGTCGAGGCCAACCTCATCCAGCAGCTCACGGCGCGCGGCTGGGCGGTGGCCGTGACCGACTACGAGGGCCTGGGCACGCCCGGCGACCACACGTACACCGTCGGCCGGGCCGAGGGTCAGGCCGTACTGGACGCGGCCCGCGCCGCGCAGCGGCTGCCCGGTGCCGTGCGGGCGGGCGTCACCGCGGACTCCCCGGTCGGGATCATGGGCTATTCGCAGGGCGGCCAGGCGTCGGGCTGGGCGGCCGAGCTGCACGGTACGTACGCGCCCGAGCTGAAGGTCAAGGGCACCGCGACCGGCGGGGTCCCGGCGGACCTGCTCAAGGTCGCCGACTTCAACAACGGCAACGTGGGCGCGGGCCTGATCCTGATGGCCGCGGTCGGCCAGGACACCGCCTTCCCCGAACTGGACCTGGCGAAGTACCTCAACGCCAAGGGACGGCACTACGTCGACTTCATGAAGCGGAACTGCGTGGCGATCAACACCGTCGCGGGCCTCTTCAAGAAGATCTCCGACGTGACCGTCAAGAACCCGCTGGACGAGGCCGACTGGCAGCGGCGGCTGCACGAGTCGGACCTCGGTACGCGCAGGCCGGACGCGCCGGTGTTCCTCTATCACGGCACGCTCGACGAGCTGATCCCGTACGGCGTCGGCAAGCAGTTGCGCGCGGACTGGTGCGCCAAGGGCGCCGACGTGCGGTGGACCACGATCCCGTTGGGTGAGCATGTCATCGGCGCGATAGCGGGCGCGGTACCGGCCGCCAACTGGCTGGCGGAACGCTTCGCCGGAAAGGCGGCGGACGGCAACTGCGGCTGA